CGGCAACGTCACCGCGAGCACGATCGCCGACAGCAGGTCCGCGCGGGCCACCGCGAGCAGCACCAACGGCGGGACGAGCGCCGTCAGGACGACCTGCGGCAGGAACCGGCCGACGTACCCGTCGAACGCGTCGAGCCCCGGCCCGAGCAGGGCAACCACCCGCGAGCTGTTGGGCCGCGGCCCCAGACGACGCGGATCGAGCAGGTCGTCGACGACCTCACCTCTCAGCTCGGCCTTGACCGACGCTGCCGCGCGGGCGGACACGGCCGTGTGGCACCAGGTGACCGCCGCCCGGGCGGCCAGGCCGACCGCGACCGCCGTCACCAGAGCGGCGACCGGCTCGCCGTCGAAGCGTTGCGCGACGACCTGCGCCACGACGTACGCGACGGCGATCACCAGTCCCGCGGTGGCGAGGCCCAGCGCGACGCTGACGGCAAGGAGCCGGCGCACGCCGCGGGAGCGACGGACGAGACGGGGATCCAGGGGACGCATCGCCGTCACACCGGGATGTGGTGCACGCCGATGCGGCGGCGGAACACCCAGTAGGACCAGCTCTGGTAGCCGATGACGATCGGGGTGAAGAACACCGCGACCCACGACATGATCGTGAGCGTGTACGGCGTCGAGGCGGCGTTGGTCGTGGTCAGCGACCAGGCCGCGTCGAGCGAGGACGGCATGACGTCGGGGAACAGCCCGCTGAACAGTGTCGCCACCAGCAGCGCGATCGCCACGGCGGTGCCGGCGAACGCCCGGCCGTCGCGCCGGTCGAGCGCGTTGAGCATGCCGATCACGAACGCGAGGACGGTCAGCCCGCCGAGGATCCACACCGCGAGGCTGTCCTGGGCCAGGCCGGTCCACACGACGAACGCCACGGCCAGGGCCCCGGCGACGACGCCGGCCCGCAGGCCGAGCCGGATCGCCCGCTCACGGATGGGCCCCACGGTCTTGAGACCGACGAAGAACGCGCCGTGCACCAGGAAGACCGACAGCGTGACCAGCCCGCCGAGCAGCCCGTAGGGGTTCAGCAGGTTGAAGAACCCGCCGACGTACTCGCCGTCGGCGTCGATCGGCACACCGCGCACGATGTTGGCCAGCGCGACGCCCCACAACAGGGCGGGGACGACCGACCCGAACACGATCGCGGTGTCGCAGCGCCGCCGCCACGACACCTCGTCCCGCTTGGAGCGGAACTCGATGCCGATGATTCGCACGATCAACGCCACGAGGATCAGGAGCAGCGGCAGGTAGAAGCCGCTGAACAGCG
Above is a genomic segment from Aeromicrobium chenweiae containing:
- the cydB gene encoding cytochrome d ubiquinol oxidase subunit II; its protein translation is MELTTFWFIIIAVLWVGYLVLEGFDFGVGMLMAVLARDDTERRVLINTIGPVWDGNEVWLLVAGGATFAAFPEWYATLFSGFYLPLLLILVALIVRIIGIEFRSKRDEVSWRRRCDTAIVFGSVVPALLWGVALANIVRGVPIDADGEYVGGFFNLLNPYGLLGGLVTLSVFLVHGAFFVGLKTVGPIRERAIRLGLRAGVVAGALAVAFVVWTGLAQDSLAVWILGGLTVLAFVIGMLNALDRRDGRAFAGTAVAIALLVATLFSGLFPDVMPSSLDAAWSLTTTNAASTPYTLTIMSWVAVFFTPIVIGYQSWSYWVFRRRIGVHHIPV